A single genomic interval of Vairimorpha necatrix chromosome 5, complete sequence harbors:
- a CDS encoding phosphatidylinositol transfer protein, translating into MTKVTHIFEFLLPLNKDEFNLANRFAILHKYKTDKSSGFRIKLIKKESLTHNVMGDVESTTKHLHLHSKIPYIVRQCIPDAACILTEISHYNDSLIHTSYKNNHFDEEIFQITVETHLTNENPFPGQEVEVQDLSNGEESIKIFKKVDIEINNWMMGWIAHEIAKDMKKELIEHHHIIMRTKEEWKNTNLTELDKLEHEIFN; encoded by the coding sequence ATGACAAAGGTAACACACATCTTCGAATTTCTCTTACCACTCAACAAAGACGAATTCAACCTTGCCAACAGATTCGCCATTCTCCACAAATACAAAACTGACAAATCTTCAGGCTTCAGAATCAAATTGATCAAGAAAGAATCATTGACCCATAATGTAATGGGAGATGTTGAGTCTACGACTAAACATCTTCATCTTCATTCTAAGATTCCTTACATAGTACGACAATGTATACCAGATGCAGCATGTATATTGACAGAAATATCTCATTATAATGACTCATTAATTCATActtcatataaaaataaccATTTTGATGaagaaatatttcaaataacAGTGGAGACACATTTGACAAATGAGAACCCTTTTCCGGGACAAGAAGTGGAAGTACAAGATCTTAGTAATGGAGAAGAaagcataaaaatatttaaaaaagtggatatagaaataaataattggATGATGGGGTGGATAGCCCATGAGATAGCGAAAGATATGAAGAAAGAACTCATAGAACATCATCATATAATAATGAGGACAAAAGAAGAATGGAAGAATACCAACCTAACAGAATTAGATAAATTAGAACACGAGATATTCAATTAA